A single window of Synechococcus sp. C9 DNA harbors:
- a CDS encoding photosynthesis system II assembly factor Ycf48: MGRLLAVLVCVLLLGCSRGPVATAVHPWEQVPLPTTATLMDIAFDPDQPQHGWLVGTEATLLETEDGGKTWNLRTLDLGEGLYRFTAVSMRSGEGWVVGKPALLLHTTDGGKSWMRIPLDEKLPGAPIAIVALGQDSAEMTTDLGAIYRTTDGGKTWQAQVEQALGAARDLDRDSQGHYTAVSTKGNFYSTWEPGQSAWVQHNRESSRRVQSMGYTPDGGLWMLSQAGELRFNPDGQEGHWSKPLQPEGNVGFLGIGLLDMAYRSPQEIWLTGGSGTLYVSYDGGQTWQQDKEVANIPANLYRIVFFTPEQGFILGNQGTLLRYRGA, from the coding sequence ATGGGACGACTGTTGGCGGTGCTGGTGTGTGTGTTGTTGTTGGGGTGTAGTCGGGGTCCGGTGGCGACGGCGGTGCATCCCTGGGAGCAGGTACCTCTGCCAACGACGGCGACCCTGATGGATATTGCGTTTGACCCGGATCAGCCCCAGCATGGCTGGTTGGTGGGGACGGAGGCGACCCTGCTGGAAACCGAGGACGGGGGCAAGACTTGGAATTTGCGCACCCTGGATTTGGGGGAAGGTTTATACCGGTTCACGGCGGTGAGTATGCGCTCCGGGGAGGGCTGGGTGGTGGGGAAACCGGCTCTGCTGTTGCACACGACCGATGGGGGTAAATCCTGGATGCGGATTCCCTTGGATGAAAAATTGCCGGGGGCACCGATTGCGATTGTCGCCCTGGGGCAGGATTCGGCGGAAATGACGACGGATTTGGGGGCGATTTACCGTACCACGGATGGGGGCAAAACCTGGCAGGCGCAGGTGGAACAGGCGTTGGGGGCGGCACGGGACCTAGACCGGGATAGCCAGGGGCATTACACGGCGGTTTCGACCAAGGGCAATTTCTATTCCACTTGGGAGCCAGGGCAATCGGCTTGGGTTCAGCACAACCGGGAGAGTTCCCGCCGGGTGCAGAGCATGGGGTACACGCCCGATGGGGGCTTGTGGATGCTCAGCCAAGCGGGGGAATTGCGGTTTAATCCCGATGGGCAGGAGGGGCATTGGAGCAAACCCTTGCAACCGGAGGGGAATGTGGGGTTTCTGGGGATTGGTCTGTTGGACATGGCGTATCGTTCTCCCCAGGAAATCTGGTTGACGGGGGGCAGTGGTACCCTGTATGTGAGCTACGACGGGGGGCAAACCTGGCAACAGGACAAGGAAGTGGCGAATATCCCGGCGAATTTGTACCGGATTGTGTTTTTCACGCCGGAGCAGGGGTTTATCCTGGGGAATCAGGGGACGCTTCTGCGTTACCGAGGGGCGTAG
- a CDS encoding 1-acyl-sn-glycerol-3-phosphate acyltransferase, with translation MRRAEPGLQFIPPHYQPWVRWVIHLLLPWWMRTQLQIAQVRVEGAGALVPWYEQLQNNQARVLLAFRHPTLDDPYVMLYLLSRSVPQAARAVGAKLQLPLHNYFVYDRGIPLWAGRWVGWLFSRLGGIPIQRGRVDRLAIKTIRECLLQGEMPLTIAPEGGINSHSERLAPLEPGLPQMGFWCLEDLAKQGQELPVVVIPIGIQYGFVRPPWEKISQLLTRMETLCGLPVMSQSPETPTERQEWLYGRLLRLADYLLTQMEDFYRRFYHCPPPELPPDTDLAVNEHLKIRLERLRNTALRVTEAFFGVPGEGSTVDRCRRLEAAGWDWMYRQDLHDLSPLARSLADRIAQEAELRLWHMQLVERLTSVTGDYVREKPSADRFAETTLILWSVVTHLQGKDQPVHLGKRWVAVRVGEPIRLNDYWETYCRSRKAAREVVNQVTELLAERLQGLIQS, from the coding sequence GTGCGGCGGGCAGAACCCGGTTTGCAATTTATTCCCCCCCACTATCAGCCGTGGGTGCGCTGGGTGATTCACCTGCTGTTGCCCTGGTGGATGCGTACCCAGTTGCAGATTGCCCAGGTGCGGGTGGAGGGGGCGGGGGCTTTGGTGCCCTGGTATGAGCAGTTGCAAAACAATCAGGCACGGGTACTGCTCGCCTTTCGCCATCCCACCCTGGATGACCCCTATGTGATGTTGTATTTGCTTTCTCGTTCCGTACCCCAGGCGGCACGGGCAGTGGGCGCAAAACTCCAGTTACCATTACATAATTATTTCGTCTATGACCGGGGCATTCCCCTGTGGGCGGGGCGGTGGGTGGGCTGGCTGTTTTCCCGGTTAGGGGGGATTCCGATTCAACGGGGGCGGGTGGATCGGCTAGCGATCAAAACGATTCGGGAGTGTTTGCTTCAAGGGGAAATGCCCTTGACCATTGCGCCGGAGGGGGGGATCAACAGCCACAGCGAGCGGCTGGCACCGTTGGAGCCGGGGTTGCCCCAGATGGGGTTTTGGTGTTTGGAGGATTTGGCGAAACAGGGGCAGGAATTGCCGGTGGTGGTGATTCCCATTGGCATTCAGTACGGGTTTGTGCGTCCCCCCTGGGAAAAAATTAGCCAACTCCTGACCCGCATGGAGACCCTGTGTGGTTTGCCGGTGATGAGCCAGTCCCCTGAAACTCCGACGGAGCGGCAGGAATGGCTGTATGGGCGTTTGTTGCGTTTGGCGGATTATTTATTGACCCAGATGGAGGATTTTTACCGCCGGTTTTACCATTGTCCCCCGCCGGAACTGCCCCCGGATACGGATTTAGCGGTCAATGAACATTTGAAAATCCGGTTGGAACGTCTGCGGAATACGGCGTTGCGGGTGACGGAGGCGTTTTTTGGGGTGCCGGGGGAGGGCAGTACCGTTGACCGTTGCCGTCGGTTGGAAGCCGCCGGGTGGGACTGGATGTACCGGCAGGATTTGCACGACCTATCCCCCTTGGCTCGCAGTTTAGCGGACCGGATTGCTCAGGAAGCGGAACTGCGCCTGTGGCATATGCAGTTGGTGGAACGGCTGACCAGCGTCACCGGGGATTATGTGCGGGAAAAGCCCTCGGCAGACCGTTTTGCCGAAACCACCTTGATCCTCTGGTCGGTGGTGACCCATCTCCAGGGCAAAGACCAACCGGTGCATCTGGGCAAACGCTGGGTAGCGGTGCGGGTGGGGGAACCGATCCGGCTGAATGACTATTGGGAAACCTATTGCCGTAGCCGCAAAGCCGCCCGGGAGGTGGTGAATCAGGTTACGGAACTTTTAGCTGAGCGGTTGCAGGGGTTGATCCAGTCTTGA
- a CDS encoding MltA domain-containing protein, translating into MIYVMKHLALAMGMGLLFATKVGAQGTLVPLTSAQVAQLRWQDDDTLATLNQAIQRSLNYYQRVHPATRFTYGEEQYSPQEMQASLRLFKRVMNLPLAQRQRVLAAQFAVFASQNDQGTAFFTGYYQPEILARRQPEEMWHTPVHGYPGVTQASRTDIAQGALAGQAPILAYVDPIEHFFLQVQGSGLLVFPDGRRQWVGFAGHNQQPYRSIGKLLVQEGIFTPETVSMPAIKAYLRQNPQEVPRVFAHNPRYVFFAPRNQAPGGALGQPLTAGRSLAMDQHLIPKGGLAFVTTTYPVTAQSWRPLTRFMLVQDTGSAIVGHGRGDIFWGQGATAELRAGLMKQPGQLWLLVAKKSALAGVKTGSTPATAQLKVP; encoded by the coding sequence ATGATTTATGTGATGAAACATTTGGCGCTGGCAATGGGGATGGGGTTGCTGTTCGCTACCAAGGTGGGGGCGCAAGGTACGCTTGTCCCTTTGACATCAGCACAGGTGGCACAATTGCGATGGCAGGATGATGATACGCTGGCGACATTAAATCAGGCGATCCAACGCTCTTTGAACTATTATCAACGGGTGCATCCGGCGACTCGATTTACCTACGGGGAGGAGCAGTACAGTCCCCAGGAAATGCAGGCTTCGCTGCGGTTATTTAAGCGGGTAATGAACTTACCACTCGCACAACGACAGCGGGTATTGGCGGCACAATTTGCGGTATTTGCCAGCCAGAATGACCAGGGGACAGCTTTTTTCACCGGTTATTACCAGCCGGAAATTCTTGCCCGTCGGCAACCGGAGGAGATGTGGCATACGCCGGTGCATGGTTATCCGGGGGTGACGCAGGCGAGCCGCACGGACATCGCCCAGGGGGCATTGGCGGGACAGGCTCCCATCCTGGCTTACGTTGACCCGATTGAGCATTTCTTTTTGCAGGTGCAGGGTTCAGGACTGTTGGTGTTTCCCGATGGGCGCAGGCAGTGGGTGGGCTTTGCGGGACATAATCAGCAACCCTATCGCTCGATTGGCAAATTGCTCGTCCAGGAGGGCATTTTTACCCCGGAAACGGTTTCCATGCCTGCCATCAAAGCCTATCTGCGCCAAAATCCCCAGGAAGTGCCACGGGTGTTTGCCCACAACCCCCGTTATGTGTTTTTTGCTCCCAGAAACCAAGCCCCCGGCGGTGCCCTCGGGCAACCCCTGACGGCGGGACGTTCCCTGGCGATGGATCAACATTTAATTCCCAAGGGCGGGCTGGCGTTTGTGACCACGACCTATCCGGTGACCGCCCAATCCTGGCGACCCCTGACCCGGTTTATGTTGGTGCAGGATACGGGCAGTGCCATTGTCGGGCATGGGCGGGGGGATATTTTTTGGGGACAGGGAGCAACGGCGGAACTGCGGGCGGGTCTGATGAAACAACCGGGACAGTTGTGGTTGCTGGTGGCAAAAAAGTCCGCATTGGCGGGGGTCAAGACTGGATCAACCCCTGCAACCGCTCAGCTAAAAGTTCCGTAA
- a CDS encoding universal stress protein produces MYKKILVAVDDTELGKTAFQTALDLASRYQAQMMLIHVLSPISDAYPDSIFITPLASGAYIGLHEELMRVYAEQWKTFEQKGIEMLQRLTQIATDQGVPTEFTQALGDTGRAICDLAQNWQSDLIVMGRRGLKGLSELFLGSVSNYVLHNAHCSLLIVQGQTALEDQQTEDKAGEKSAEIPTAS; encoded by the coding sequence ATGTATAAAAAAATTTTGGTTGCGGTGGACGATACCGAACTCGGTAAAACAGCATTTCAAACCGCCTTGGATTTGGCATCCCGCTATCAAGCGCAAATGATGTTGATCCATGTGCTTTCTCCCATCAGTGATGCCTATCCCGATTCGATTTTCATAACACCTTTAGCTTCGGGGGCTTATATCGGACTGCACGAAGAACTCATGCGTGTTTATGCCGAGCAGTGGAAAACCTTTGAGCAAAAAGGCATCGAGATGCTCCAGCGTTTGACCCAGATTGCCACCGATCAAGGGGTTCCTACGGAATTTACCCAAGCCTTGGGAGATACGGGTCGTGCCATTTGCGATCTTGCCCAAAACTGGCAAAGCGATCTCATCGTCATGGGACGGCGGGGACTCAAAGGGCTAAGCGAATTATTCCTCGGAAGTGTGAGTAACTATGTTTTACACAATGCCCACTGTTCCCTATTAATTGTGCAAGGGCAAACCGCACTGGAAGATCAGCAAACAGAGGACAAAGCTGGTGAAAAATCTGCGGAAATTCCCACCGCAAGTTAG
- a CDS encoding asparaginase, producing MSLARGKRTLAEPLTVRLLREGIMESMHYVHAALCDERGRLLAVAGDGETTTFARSSFKPFQALAVVVTGTLEQFKLGERDLAVICSSHRGQIEATRQVFHILWQADIDPTELQCPIPPGQQSPLTHGCSGKHAGMLAVCAKYGWPRSTYLHRQHPVQELILSQVGELLGVPGAELIAVHDDCGAPTYLLQLHQLAALYGRMAAGQHLGLEQITRAMTQQADLVAEPGHFDTQLMQLTQGTLVSKAGAEGVQCLANLETGMGLAVRVLDGAKRAKYATAIHLLHQLGWISPTVRERLAEQFVQLGAYLRLEVQGELSLL from the coding sequence GTGTCTCTAGCCCGTGGGAAACGTACCCTGGCGGAGCCGCTCACCGTGCGTCTGTTGCGGGAAGGGATCATGGAGTCCATGCACTATGTCCATGCGGCTTTGTGTGATGAACGGGGGCGGTTGTTGGCAGTGGCGGGAGATGGGGAAACCACGACGTTTGCCCGTAGTAGTTTCAAACCCTTTCAAGCCCTGGCGGTGGTGGTCACCGGCACCCTGGAGCAATTTAAGCTGGGAGAACGGGATTTGGCGGTGATTTGTAGTTCCCACCGGGGACAGATTGAGGCGACCCGCCAGGTGTTTCATATCCTGTGGCAGGCGGATATTGACCCTACGGAACTGCAATGCCCGATTCCCCCCGGTCAACAGAGTCCCTTGACCCACGGCTGTTCGGGAAAACACGCAGGGATGTTAGCCGTATGCGCCAAATATGGCTGGCCGCGCAGTACCTATCTCCACCGGCAACACCCGGTACAGGAATTAATCTTGAGCCAGGTGGGGGAGTTGTTGGGGGTACCGGGGGCGGAATTGATTGCCGTGCATGACGATTGCGGGGCACCCACCTATTTGTTGCAACTGCATCAACTGGCCGCCCTCTATGGTCGGATGGCCGCCGGTCAACACCTGGGGCTGGAGCAAATTACCCGTGCCATGACCCAGCAGGCGGATTTGGTGGCGGAGCCGGGGCATTTTGATACCCAGTTGATGCAACTGACCCAGGGCACTCTAGTCAGCAAGGCGGGGGCGGAGGGGGTGCAATGTCTGGCTAATTTGGAAACCGGCATGGGTTTGGCGGTGCGGGTGTTGGATGGTGCCAAACGGGCAAAGTATGCGACGGCCATCCATCTGTTGCACCAATTGGGGTGGATTTCGCCGACGGTGCGGGAACGATTGGCGGAACAGTTTGTCCAGTTGGGGGCGTACCTGCGTTTGGAGGTGCAGGGGGAATTGTCCTTGCTTTAG
- a CDS encoding CGLD27 family protein, with amino-acid sequence MSPCPVPTEQQPLNEYEALRDSWFYRWPSLGWGEYGQRLGWVAGVGALVALPVAAASFDPHTQFWGFTLAAVAGVGVLPGLLLLQLYLGWRYVRQRLASRVIVYEESGWYDGQTWEKPPTVLLQEQLVSAYQVEPLLRRLRRSLAGLGILYGAVALLGWLCL; translated from the coding sequence ATGTCCCCTTGCCCTGTCCCGACCGAACAACAGCCCCTTAATGAATACGAGGCACTGCGGGATTCCTGGTTTTACCGCTGGCCGTCCCTGGGCTGGGGGGAATACGGGCAACGGTTGGGTTGGGTCGCCGGGGTAGGGGCGCTGGTGGCGTTACCAGTGGCGGCGGCGAGTTTTGACCCCCATACCCAATTCTGGGGATTCACCTTGGCGGCGGTGGCAGGGGTAGGGGTATTGCCGGGATTGTTACTCCTTCAGCTATACCTGGGGTGGCGGTATGTGCGCCAGCGGCTGGCCAGTCGGGTAATTGTTTACGAAGAATCCGGGTGGTATGACGGGCAAACCTGGGAAAAACCCCCGACCGTGTTATTACAAGAGCAGTTGGTGAGTGCCTACCAAGTGGAACCGTTGCTCCGAAGGTTACGCCGCAGTCTGGCGGGTTTGGGTATCCTCTACGGCGCAGTCGCACTGCTGGGGTGGCTGTGTCTCTAG
- a CDS encoding tetratricopeptide repeat protein, with the protein MVRWIWLGLWIPLVVCPVFAQGSGGGGGNRAEPNPLGTELRTELVRTEVDRAFRHTTLLLNLLVLVLLLLPIALGLGLWGLRRSIILQLVQTATDEAQKQIKAQAEATIAEVFAQQLTHYQITLAALHAQSRQTLEQEWQKRLNTLHDTTERVPLTPPSSTSTLQQLRHWLSEERTDLPPTLYQALVNWSPEMPLTGADCLLLGQVWQRLGEWEQALSYYQRACEVQPEAWENWYHLGLALNHLHRYAEALKSFEHALSLQPQASQIHQHWQAALEKLKNTE; encoded by the coding sequence ATGGTTCGGTGGATTTGGCTGGGGTTATGGATACCGCTGGTGGTCTGCCCGGTTTTCGCCCAGGGGAGTGGTGGGGGGGGAGGCAACCGCGCCGAACCGAACCCCTTGGGGACGGAACTGCGTACCGAACTGGTGCGAACCGAAGTGGACCGGGCGTTTCGCCATACCACCCTGCTTTTGAATCTGTTGGTGCTGGTGTTACTCCTCCTGCCCATCGCCCTGGGGTTGGGGTTGTGGGGTCTGCGGCGGAGTATCATTCTCCAATTGGTGCAGACGGCTACGGATGAGGCTCAAAAACAGATCAAAGCCCAGGCGGAAGCCACGATTGCCGAGGTTTTTGCCCAACAACTGACCCATTACCAAATCACCCTCGCCGCCCTCCATGCCCAGAGCCGCCAAACTCTAGAGCAGGAGTGGCAGAAACGGCTGAATACCCTCCATGACACAACCGAACGGGTGCCCCTCACCCCCCCCAGTTCCACCTCAACGCTCCAGCAGTTGCGGCATTGGCTCAGCGAGGAACGCACCGACTTACCCCCCACCCTGTATCAGGCGCTGGTGAATTGGTCGCCGGAAATGCCACTGACCGGGGCGGATTGCCTGCTGTTGGGGCAGGTGTGGCAACGGTTGGGGGAATGGGAACAGGCTTTGTCCTACTACCAACGGGCGTGTGAAGTGCAACCGGAAGCCTGGGAAAACTGGTACCACCTGGGTCTGGCCCTCAATCACCTACATCGGTACGCCGAAGCCCTGAAGAGCTTTGAACACGCCCTCTCCCTCCAGCCCCAGGCCAGCCAGATTCACCAGCATTGGCAGGCGGCTTTAGAAAAGTTAAAAAACACAGAATGA
- the lpxD gene encoding UDP-3-O-(3-hydroxymyristoyl)glucosamine N-acyltransferase — MMTFHDLLAHLPSGSHGGGNPTLTGVASLTEARPGELTFVEHSRLLPQLQATQASAVILPLDTVLQSAAEARGLAWVSLPDPRLGFALAIHYFYQPAELPPGIHPTAVIDPTATLGSAVRVGARAVIQSGAMVGDGVQIGAGVVIGNQVKVGNGSILYANCTIYERTEIGENCVIHSGAVLGSDGFGFVPTPDGWVKMPQSGRVVVEAGVEIGANTCIDRPAVGETRIGQGSKLDNLIHIGHGCRLGAHCALAAQVGLAGGVVLEDWVILGGQVGAANQLRVGSRAQVAAKSGLHQDVPAGAVMAGYPAIPLPLWRKAMAVVQRLPEIYQTWRKLNREGGPPPA, encoded by the coding sequence ATGATGACCTTCCATGACCTATTGGCGCATTTACCGAGCGGCTCCCACGGCGGAGGCAACCCGACTTTGACCGGCGTAGCCAGCCTTACCGAAGCCCGTCCAGGGGAATTGACCTTTGTGGAACACAGCCGCCTCCTACCCCAACTCCAAGCCACTCAGGCTTCAGCGGTCATTCTCCCGTTGGATACGGTACTCCAGTCAGCGGCAGAGGCTCGGGGTTTGGCCTGGGTGTCCCTGCCCGACCCCCGCTTGGGGTTTGCCCTGGCGATTCATTATTTTTATCAACCGGCGGAACTGCCCCCTGGCATCCATCCCACAGCGGTGATTGACCCAACGGCGACCCTGGGGTCAGCAGTACGGGTGGGCGCCAGAGCGGTAATCCAGTCCGGGGCAATGGTCGGGGATGGGGTGCAAATTGGCGCTGGCGTCGTGATTGGGAACCAAGTTAAGGTGGGAAATGGCAGTATTTTATATGCAAATTGTACGATCTACGAACGCACGGAAATCGGCGAAAATTGCGTGATCCACAGCGGGGCGGTGCTGGGGAGTGACGGGTTTGGGTTTGTGCCGACCCCAGATGGCTGGGTGAAGATGCCCCAATCAGGGCGAGTGGTGGTGGAAGCGGGGGTGGAAATTGGTGCCAATACCTGTATTGACCGGCCAGCGGTGGGGGAAACCCGCATCGGTCAAGGGAGCAAGTTGGATAATTTGATTCACATCGGGCATGGCTGTCGCTTGGGTGCCCATTGTGCTTTGGCGGCGCAGGTCGGGTTGGCGGGGGGCGTGGTGTTGGAGGACTGGGTGATTTTGGGGGGACAGGTGGGGGCGGCGAATCAACTGCGGGTGGGCAGTCGGGCCCAGGTGGCGGCCAAGAGCGGGTTACATCAGGATGTGCCTGCGGGGGCGGTGATGGCGGGCTATCCGGCGATTCCTTTGCCCCTGTGGCGCAAGGCGATGGCGGTGGTGCAACGGCTCCCGGAAATTTACCAAACCTGGCGTAAACTCAATCGGGAAGGGGGGCCACCCCCGGCTTAA
- a CDS encoding glycosyltransferase family 4 protein, giving the protein MRVLCVSTPVGALGSGLGGGVELTLANLAVALQQRGHGVTVIAPAGSTLPGVPLITVPGVLQPIAQNQSRQDPITMPAGGVLGRMWQVVRSQPWDVAINFAYDWLPLYLTPFFDRPVVHLVSMGSLVDYLDEMLAQIAQTYPHRLAMHTRAQALTFGSAIAQATTILGNGLDVRRYDFCPQPTGVLAWVGRIAPEKGLGDALTVARQTGYPLRIMGKIHDPDYWRQICTQFPEARDYYRGFLSTDELQKQLGECAALLVTPHWVEAFGNVVMEALACGVPVLGYDLGGPGELVRSGETGWLVAPGDVAGLAQAVTRIDQIDRQHCRRVAEQEFSLAAFGARVEQWLGRNRS; this is encoded by the coding sequence ATGCGGGTTTTGTGTGTTTCTACGCCGGTGGGTGCCCTAGGTTCCGGCCTCGGCGGGGGCGTGGAATTGACCCTGGCGAATCTGGCGGTCGCCCTCCAACAGCGGGGGCATGGGGTGACGGTGATCGCCCCGGCGGGTTCGACTTTGCCGGGGGTGCCGCTGATCACAGTGCCGGGAGTCCTGCAACCCATTGCCCAAAACCAAAGCCGTCAAGACCCCATCACTATGCCCGCCGGGGGGGTGTTGGGGCGGATGTGGCAGGTGGTGCGCTCTCAACCCTGGGATGTGGCGATTAATTTTGCCTATGATTGGCTCCCCCTCTACCTCACACCGTTTTTTGACCGCCCGGTGGTACATCTGGTCAGCATGGGTTCCCTGGTGGATTACCTGGACGAAATGCTCGCCCAGATTGCCCAAACCTACCCCCACCGGCTCGCCATGCACACCCGGGCGCAGGCCCTGACCTTTGGCTCAGCCATTGCCCAAGCCACGACCATCCTTGGCAATGGACTGGATGTGCGCCGGTATGACTTTTGCCCCCAACCGACAGGGGTGCTGGCTTGGGTGGGACGGATTGCCCCGGAGAAAGGCTTGGGGGATGCCCTGACCGTAGCCCGGCAGACGGGTTATCCCCTGCGGATCATGGGGAAAATCCACGACCCGGACTACTGGCGGCAGATTTGCACCCAATTCCCAGAAGCCAGAGATTACTACCGGGGATTTTTAAGTACGGATGAATTACAAAAGCAGTTGGGGGAATGCGCCGCCCTTTTGGTCACCCCCCACTGGGTCGAAGCCTTTGGGAATGTGGTGATGGAAGCCCTCGCCTGTGGGGTGCCGGTGTTGGGCTATGACCTGGGGGGGCCGGGGGAATTGGTGCGCTCGGGAGAAACGGGCTGGCTGGTCGCCCCGGGGGATGTGGCGGGTTTGGCGCAGGCGGTGACCCGGATTGACCAAATTGACCGCCAACACTGTCGCCGGGTGGCAGAGCAGGAATTTTCCCTGGCGGCTTTTGGGGCACGGGTGGAACAATGGTTGGGGCGCAACCGGTCTTGA
- a CDS encoding pitrilysin family protein has protein sequence MFAPSPLVRAEGESLAVTQPPTVQVLANGATVIAQRMPGATVNFSLWMGCGSQHEPDVHNGMAHFLEHMVFKGNDRVPLGLFERRVERVGGMTNAATSQEYTQFFVTTAPQDFPEVAPLLMDLVMAPGLAEEEFHRERQVVLEEIRRAQDVPQRRLMQRVLELAFAGLPYARPVLGSAEVVAQLTPAAMRAFHQQWYGPERLTAVVVGDLAVERLLEVVVPRLQACQGGDPAPSCPFPNPVCTFLHREELVDDVQQARLVLSWRVPGLTDFNTVCALDALAMILGQGRTARLVWELRHERGWVTGVTVQNMSFVHQGLFWIGVQAPASHLASVLGVIEEHIARLASEPIGAEELAHLRRRVASRFIFANETPAERAGLYGYYQTVLGDISPGLGYPGTVASLQASVLQQTAQTYLTPALMGQVVMRPPS, from the coding sequence ATGTTTGCACCCAGTCCGTTGGTGAGGGCAGAAGGCGAGTCCCTGGCGGTGACCCAGCCCCCCACGGTTCAGGTTTTAGCCAACGGGGCGACGGTGATTGCCCAACGGATGCCCGGGGCAACGGTGAATTTCTCCCTGTGGATGGGGTGTGGTTCCCAGCACGAACCGGATGTCCACAACGGCATGGCGCACTTTTTGGAACACATGGTTTTTAAGGGGAATGACCGGGTTCCCCTGGGGCTGTTTGAGCGACGGGTGGAACGGGTCGGGGGCATGACCAATGCGGCCACCAGCCAGGAATATACCCAGTTTTTCGTCACCACCGCCCCCCAGGATTTTCCCGAGGTCGCTCCCCTGCTGATGGATTTGGTGATGGCACCGGGGTTGGCCGAGGAGGAATTTCACCGGGAACGGCAGGTGGTCTTGGAGGAAATTCGCCGGGCGCAGGATGTCCCCCAACGGCGGTTGATGCAACGGGTCTTGGAACTGGCTTTTGCGGGTCTGCCCTATGCTCGGCCGGTGTTGGGATCGGCGGAGGTGGTTGCCCAGCTTACCCCAGCGGCGATGCGGGCATTTCACCAGCAGTGGTACGGTCCGGAACGGTTGACGGCGGTGGTGGTGGGGGATTTGGCGGTGGAGCGGCTGTTGGAGGTGGTGGTGCCCAGGTTACAGGCGTGCCAGGGAGGTGACCCAGCGCCCAGTTGTCCCTTTCCCAACCCGGTCTGCACCTTTTTGCATCGGGAAGAATTGGTGGATGACGTGCAACAGGCTCGCTTGGTACTCTCCTGGCGGGTACCCGGTTTGACGGATTTTAATACGGTCTGTGCCCTGGATGCCCTCGCCATGATCCTGGGACAGGGACGCACCGCCCGTTTGGTGTGGGAACTGCGCCATGAGCGGGGCTGGGTAACGGGCGTTACAGTACAAAATATGAGCTTTGTCCATCAGGGCTTGTTTTGGATTGGGGTGCAAGCCCCGGCGAGCCATTTAGCCTCCGTGCTGGGTGTGATCGAGGAACATATAGCCCGTTTGGCATCAGAACCGATTGGGGCGGAGGAATTGGCGCATCTGCGGCGGCGGGTCGCCAGTCGGTTTATCTTTGCCAACGAAACCCCGGCGGAACGGGCGGGACTCTATGGCTATTACCAAACCGTGTTGGGGGATATTAGCCCAGGGTTGGGGTATCCCGGCACGGTTGCCAGCCTGCAAGCCAGTGTCCTGCAACAGACTGCCCAGACCTATCTCACCCCGGCGTTGATGGGGCAGGTGGTGATGCGTCCCCCGAGCTAG
- the sufC gene encoding Fe-S cluster assembly ATPase SufC, translated as MTVAVAPEVTTQALLTIRELTAEIDGTPILKGVNLTVKTGEVHAIMGPNGSGKSTLSKVLAGHPDYTVTGGEVWYRGQDLLSLAPEERAHLGVFLGFQYPLEIPGVTNSDFLRLAYNARRKAQNLPELDVLDFDDLIQEKLAIVQMDSAFLSRSVNEGFSGGEKKRNEILQMALLEPELAILDETDSGLDIDALRIVAGGINQLINPHNAVILITHYQRLLNYITPQFVHVMEGGRIVRTGGQDLAQELEARGYDWLRGDGDGN; from the coding sequence ATGACCGTTGCTGTTGCGCCAGAAGTAACCACCCAAGCCCTGTTGACCATCAGGGAATTGACCGCAGAAATTGACGGCACGCCCATTTTGAAAGGGGTAAATTTAACGGTCAAAACCGGCGAAGTCCATGCGATCATGGGACCGAATGGTTCGGGCAAAAGCACCCTTTCTAAGGTGTTGGCGGGGCATCCCGATTACACGGTTACGGGTGGGGAAGTGTGGTATCGGGGGCAGGATTTGCTAAGTTTAGCCCCAGAGGAACGGGCGCATTTGGGGGTATTTTTGGGGTTTCAATACCCTTTGGAAATTCCGGGGGTGACGAATAGTGATTTTTTACGCTTGGCTTATAATGCCCGCCGCAAAGCCCAAAATTTGCCGGAACTTGATGTCTTGGATTTTGATGACCTGATCCAGGAAAAGTTAGCGATTGTGCAGATGGACAGTGCCTTTTTATCCCGGAGTGTAAATGAGGGATTTTCGGGCGGGGAAAAGAAGCGCAATGAAATTTTACAAATGGCTTTGTTAGAACCAGAATTAGCGATTTTGGATGAGACGGATTCGGGTTTAGATATTGATGCGTTGCGGATTGTTGCCGGGGGCATTAATCAGTTGATTAACCCGCACAATGCGGTGATTTTGATTACCCACTACCAGCGGTTGTTGAATTATATTACCCCCCAATTTGTCCATGTGATGGAGGGGGGGCGGATCGTCCGCACTGGTGGGCAGGATTTAGCACAGGAACTGGAAGCCCGGGGCTATGATTGGTTGCGTGGGGACGGGGATGGCAACTGA